From Riemerella anatipestifer ATCC 11845 = DSM 15868, a single genomic window includes:
- a CDS encoding endonuclease/exonuclease/phosphatase family protein, whose translation MKMKKIFSLLTLGLFLTSFSQTGKLRRMATVGFYNVENLWDTIQSADYIDGTLPPNHPRFHRSVPIDSVKYLEREDYKGEWSDSKLIGKKVVRFQGSSEEFTPKSAKNYNTSIYNQKLINAARVISELGASVTKTAPVVVGLLEVENRQVVEDLVKQPALKKFDYGVIHYNSYDYRGIDVALIYQKRRFSPTYSTKKELKIYNEEGRREYTRDLLVVSGYLDGEKVAFFVNHWPSRRGGEAVSLPKRNAAAQLLRAQMDSVRALDANTKLIAMGDFNDDPISSSFKNHLKAVGSVKELSPEYPYINLMYPLYKKGVASLAYRDAPNLFDQIIVSENLVNPKDTSYSVFRTEVYAPAYLINKEGSFKGYPFRSWNGDKFTGGYSDHFPVFTILSKEVN comes from the coding sequence ATGAAAATGAAAAAGATATTTTCTCTCTTAACATTGGGACTTTTTTTAACCAGTTTTTCTCAAACAGGTAAGCTGAGAAGAATGGCAACGGTGGGTTTCTATAATGTGGAAAACCTTTGGGATACCATTCAGTCGGCAGATTATATAGATGGAACGCTACCGCCTAATCACCCTCGTTTTCATAGAAGTGTGCCAATAGATTCGGTAAAGTATTTGGAGCGTGAGGACTATAAAGGTGAGTGGTCGGACTCTAAACTTATAGGTAAAAAAGTGGTTCGTTTTCAGGGTTCTTCAGAAGAGTTTACACCTAAGAGCGCCAAAAATTATAATACGAGTATTTATAATCAAAAATTAATCAATGCAGCTAGGGTTATTTCTGAGTTAGGAGCTTCGGTTACTAAGACAGCACCGGTAGTAGTGGGTCTTCTTGAAGTGGAGAATCGCCAAGTAGTGGAAGATTTGGTGAAACAACCTGCATTAAAGAAGTTTGATTATGGAGTAATTCATTACAACTCTTATGATTATAGAGGCATAGATGTGGCTCTTATTTACCAGAAGAGAAGGTTTAGCCCTACTTACAGCACTAAAAAAGAACTCAAAATATACAATGAGGAGGGTAGAAGAGAGTATACTCGTGATTTGTTGGTGGTTTCAGGATATTTAGATGGCGAAAAAGTTGCTTTTTTTGTTAATCACTGGCCGTCTAGGAGAGGTGGTGAAGCAGTTTCTCTTCCTAAGAGAAATGCTGCTGCTCAGCTGCTAAGAGCACAAATGGATAGCGTAAGAGCTTTAGATGCTAATACTAAACTAATAGCAATGGGAGACTTTAATGATGACCCTATTAGTAGTAGTTTTAAAAATCATTTAAAGGCAGTAGGTAGTGTCAAAGAGCTTAGCCCAGAGTATCCTTATATAAACTTAATGTATCCGTTGTATAAAAAGGGAGTAGCATCTTTAGCATATCGTGATGCTCCTAACTTGTTTGACCAAATTATTGTTTCAGAAAATTTAGTTAATCCAAAAGATACTTCTTATTCTGTTTTTAGAACAGAAGTTTATGCCCCTGCTTACCTTATCAATAAAGAAGGTAGCTTTAAAGGGTATCCGTTCCGTTCTTGGAATGGGGATAAATTTACAGGAGGGTATAGTGACCACTTCCCAGTATTTACTATATTGTCCAAGGAGGTTAATTAG